One window of the Rhizobiaceae bacterium genome contains the following:
- a CDS encoding DUF982 domain-containing protein produces MQSSWFTKPVSIATGISGDIRYIMSAQEAVSALTGNWPEKRSLRYRAAWRACKTAVTGETPAEDARAAFVDAAEQARILAE; encoded by the coding sequence ATGCAGTCAAGCTGGTTCACAAAGCCGGTCTCGATCGCCACCGGCATCTCCGGAGACATCCGGTACATCATGAGCGCTCAGGAGGCCGTGTCCGCGTTGACCGGCAACTGGCCCGAAAAAAGGTCCTTGCGCTATCGGGCGGCATGGCGCGCCTGCAAGACGGCTGTCACGGGCGAGACACCCGCGGAAGATGCGCGGGCAGCCTTCGTCGACGCAGCGGAGCAGGCCCGTATTCTGGCCGAGTAG
- a CDS encoding single-stranded DNA-binding protein, with translation MIQAAAYGRLGDEPRSFDTKTGTKMVAAALAVNVDDPENSAPIWFRIITFGRVAEELLRHGKGDLVSVCGRVRRNSWKDRDGNARERLEVIADAVISARTVRPSGGRRKQQETAS, from the coding sequence ATGATACAGGCCGCCGCCTACGGCAGACTTGGTGACGAGCCCAGGTCGTTCGACACAAAAACCGGGACGAAGATGGTCGCGGCCGCTCTCGCGGTGAACGTGGACGACCCGGAAAACAGCGCACCGATCTGGTTCAGGATCATCACCTTCGGCCGCGTCGCCGAAGAATTGTTGCGGCATGGCAAGGGCGATCTGGTCAGCGTCTGCGGTCGCGTCCGGCGCAATAGCTGGAAGGATCGCGACGGCAATGCCCGCGAGCGGCTGGAAGTCATCGCCGACGCCGTGATTTCGGCCCGCACAGTGCGCCCATCCGGCGGACGCCGCAAGCAGCAGGAGACGGCCTCGTGA
- a CDS encoding site-specific integrase, giving the protein MPKLKLTKRVVDAAEPKAARYTLFDSEIRGFGLRVFPSGQKSWVFEYKGVEGGRRATTKRVTIGRVGEFTPDEARKQADMLRAKAKVGLDPQAARTEQRTAATVKAVAEQFLASHVQPKRKSGTYLNYEDILNRIVIPALGSKKAKDVTRSQLAKLHLDWREKPFQANRVLAVVGSMYAFAGKHGLVPEGTNPAKGIERYPEDRRERLLSAAELERLGAAIREAETVGIPWEVRPDKKSKHVPKKKQETVISEHAAAALRLLVFTGARLREILGLRWEWVDLERGLLLLPESKTGRKTIVLNAPSMAVLQNLTRLGSYVIAGEKAGTKDEKPRSDLKRPWSMIRKHAGLDDLRIHDLRHNFASFGAGGGMGLPVIGKLLGHTQPTTTARYAHLDADPLRKASNAIGNTIAAAMGEQVPSAEVIKLKRGQAS; this is encoded by the coding sequence ATGCCCAAGTTGAAGCTTACAAAGCGTGTCGTTGATGCGGCCGAACCTAAGGCAGCTCGCTATACCCTTTTCGATAGTGAGATACGGGGCTTCGGCCTTCGCGTGTTCCCATCGGGGCAGAAGTCATGGGTGTTCGAATACAAGGGTGTTGAAGGCGGACGGCGCGCAACGACGAAGCGCGTCACCATCGGAAGGGTAGGGGAGTTCACGCCTGATGAGGCGCGAAAGCAGGCTGACATGCTGCGCGCCAAGGCGAAGGTCGGCCTCGATCCTCAGGCAGCGCGCACCGAGCAGCGCACGGCGGCCACGGTTAAGGCGGTGGCGGAGCAGTTCCTGGCCTCGCATGTGCAGCCCAAGCGGAAAAGCGGGACCTACTTGAACTACGAGGACATCCTGAATCGCATTGTCATACCTGCCCTTGGTTCGAAAAAGGCAAAGGATGTCACCCGAAGCCAGTTGGCAAAGCTGCATCTCGACTGGAGGGAGAAGCCGTTTCAGGCAAACCGGGTGTTGGCTGTTGTCGGCTCTATGTATGCGTTTGCAGGGAAGCACGGTCTGGTGCCTGAAGGCACGAACCCGGCAAAAGGAATTGAACGCTATCCCGAGGATCGGCGTGAACGGTTGCTTTCTGCGGCGGAGCTAGAGCGTTTGGGGGCCGCGATCAGGGAGGCGGAGACCGTGGGCATCCCTTGGGAGGTCCGGCCCGACAAAAAGTCGAAGCACGTTCCGAAGAAAAAGCAAGAAACGGTCATCAGTGAGCACGCTGCCGCAGCATTGCGGCTTCTCGTGTTCACAGGGGCGAGGCTGCGGGAAATTCTTGGCCTGAGATGGGAATGGGTAGATCTTGAGCGTGGCTTGCTGCTGCTGCCGGAGTCCAAGACGGGGCGCAAGACGATTGTGCTCAACGCGCCGTCAATGGCCGTTCTGCAGAACCTCACGCGCTTGGGCAGCTACGTGATTGCCGGGGAGAAGGCTGGCACCAAGGACGAGAAACCGCGATCCGACCTGAAGCGGCCGTGGAGCATGATTCGGAAACACGCCGGCCTTGATGATCTCCGCATTCACGACCTCCGGCACAATTTCGCGTCCTTCGGTGCCGGCGGCGGTATGGGCCTCCCGGTGATTGGCAAGCTGCTCGGCCACACACAGCCCACAACCACGGCTCGGTATGCACATCTCGATGCCGATCCGCTTCGGAAGGCCTCGAACGCAATCGGCAACACCATCGCTGCGGCCATGGGCGAACAAGTGCCATCCGCCGAAGTGATTAAGCTCAAGCGGGGCCAAGCCTCGTAA
- a CDS encoding universal stress protein, with product MTYNTFLAIIQNDEDAGRVLDFAVPLAAGVGGHLIGLHTEAIPIAYSSPVGFPEAEFMQATSEVNTARAAKLEAFFKERVQAAGISHDWRSLESFSGDSGVSGLSSARSVDLVVVAQPSPEADAPTADVETMIFDSGRPVIIAPYTGATTAVFRRVLIAWNASREASRAVFDALPFILAAEHSEVLAVDPEDNPARPADKAGEGIAATLRRHGANVTVNRMVSGGRGIDDIIEDRIAETAADLVVLGAYSHSRLREFLFGGVTRSVLKSMSVTTFMSR from the coding sequence ATGACCTACAACACTTTTCTGGCCATCATCCAGAACGACGAGGATGCCGGTCGCGTGCTCGATTTCGCCGTGCCGCTCGCCGCCGGGGTGGGCGGCCATCTGATCGGCCTTCACACGGAGGCGATACCGATCGCCTATTCGAGCCCCGTCGGCTTTCCGGAAGCCGAATTCATGCAGGCGACGAGCGAGGTGAACACCGCCCGCGCCGCCAAGCTGGAAGCCTTCTTCAAGGAGCGCGTGCAGGCGGCAGGCATCTCGCATGACTGGCGCAGCCTCGAGAGCTTTTCCGGCGACAGCGGCGTTTCGGGCCTGAGCAGCGCGCGCTCCGTCGATCTCGTCGTCGTCGCTCAACCGTCGCCGGAGGCCGATGCTCCGACGGCCGATGTGGAGACGATGATCTTCGACAGCGGCCGCCCCGTCATCATAGCGCCCTACACCGGAGCGACGACAGCGGTGTTCAGGCGCGTGCTGATCGCCTGGAACGCCAGCCGCGAAGCCTCCCGCGCCGTGTTCGACGCCCTGCCCTTCATTCTCGCTGCCGAGCACAGCGAGGTGTTGGCGGTCGACCCGGAGGACAATCCCGCACGCCCAGCCGACAAGGCCGGCGAAGGCATCGCCGCGACGCTGCGCCGGCATGGCGCCAACGTCACCGTCAATCGCATGGTGTCGGGAGGACGCGGCATCGACGACATCATTGAGGACCGGATCGCGGAAACGGCGGCGGACCTCGTGGTGCTCGGCGCCTACAGCCACTCGCGGCTGCGCGAGTTCCTGTTCGGCGGCGTGACCCGCAGCGTGCTCAAGTCGATGTCGGTGACTACTTTCATGTCGCGCTAG
- the gpt gene encoding xanthine phosphoribosyltransferase, with protein MSLPEKAFPVSWDQFHRDARALAWRLAGSQSAKNEWKAIVCITRGGLVPAAIISRELGIRMIETVCVASYHEYTEQGQLAVLKEVSAPLLENDGEGVLIVDDLTDTGKTAAIVRAMMPKAHFATVYAKPKGRPLVDTFVTEVSQDTWIYFPWDMGFTYQKPIADDHRG; from the coding sequence ATGTCCCTTCCCGAAAAGGCGTTTCCCGTTTCCTGGGACCAGTTCCACCGCGACGCCCGGGCGCTCGCATGGCGGCTTGCCGGCTCGCAAAGCGCCAAGAACGAGTGGAAGGCGATCGTCTGCATAACGCGCGGCGGCCTCGTGCCGGCGGCGATCATCTCGCGGGAACTCGGCATCCGGATGATCGAGACGGTCTGCGTCGCATCCTACCACGAATATACCGAGCAGGGTCAGCTCGCGGTCCTGAAGGAAGTCTCCGCCCCCCTTCTCGAAAACGACGGCGAAGGCGTGCTGATCGTTGACGACCTGACCGATACCGGCAAAACGGCGGCCATCGTGCGGGCCATGATGCCGAAAGCTCACTTTGCTACTGTCTACGCCAAGCCCAAGGGCCGGCCGCTCGTCGACACTTTCGTTACGGAGGTCTCGCAGGACACCTGGATCTATTTCCCATGGGACATGGGTTTCACCTACCAGAAGCCCATCGCCGATGATCATAGGGGGTGA
- a CDS encoding competence/damage-inducible protein A: MPDIVTAAMIVIGDEILSGRTLDRNIGHLAGLMTAVGIDLKEVRIVPDEEDEIVAAVNALRSRYTYVFTTGGIGPTHDDITADSVAKAFGVPCDYDAKAMKLLGDSYAGRGLEFTEARKRMARMPVGAEHIDNPVSVAPGFRIGNVHVMAGVPAVFQAMMDNVLPTLRTGTKLLSATIPCPLGEGVIGGPLAEIQKRHPDTIIGSYPKFGDGKFWTELVVRARSAEALEAARAEVEAMVATLSAQK, from the coding sequence ATGCCGGACATCGTCACAGCAGCCATGATCGTCATTGGCGACGAAATCCTCTCGGGGCGCACGCTCGACAGGAATATCGGGCATCTCGCCGGTTTGATGACGGCTGTCGGCATCGATCTCAAGGAGGTGCGCATCGTTCCCGACGAGGAGGACGAGATCGTCGCCGCCGTCAACGCGCTGCGCTCCCGCTACACCTATGTCTTCACCACCGGCGGCATCGGGCCTACGCACGACGATATCACCGCGGACTCCGTCGCCAAGGCGTTTGGCGTGCCCTGCGACTACGACGCGAAAGCGATGAAGCTCCTCGGCGACAGCTATGCCGGCCGCGGCCTGGAGTTCACCGAGGCGCGCAAGCGCATGGCGCGCATGCCGGTCGGCGCGGAGCATATCGACAATCCAGTATCGGTGGCGCCGGGTTTCCGGATCGGCAACGTCCATGTGATGGCGGGCGTGCCAGCCGTGTTCCAGGCGATGATGGACAATGTGTTGCCGACGCTCCGCACCGGCACGAAGCTGCTCTCCGCCACCATCCCCTGCCCGCTCGGCGAGGGCGTGATCGGCGGCCCGCTGGCGGAAATCCAGAAGCGCCATCCGGACACGATCATCGGCTCCTATCCCAAGTTCGGCGACGGAAAGTTCTGGACGGAACTTGTTGTCCGGGCCCGCAGCGCAGAGGCGCTGGAGGCGGCCCGCGCCGAGGTGGAGGCCATGGTCGCAACTCTGTCCGCGCAGAAATAG
- the wrbA gene encoding NAD(P)H:quinone oxidoreductase, with product MAKVLVLYYSSWGHMEQMANAAAEGAREAGATVTVKRVPELVPEEVAKAAHYKLDQKAEIATPLELENYDAIIFGASTRYGMMAAQLKNFIDQTGPLWAKGALLNKVGSVMASTATQHGGAEVALISSQIWMQHHGMIIVPLSYAYQGQSGNDVVRGGAPYGMTTTSDTDGSRQPSAQELEGAKFQGRRVAEIAAKLHG from the coding sequence ATGGCAAAGGTGCTGGTGCTCTATTATTCGAGCTGGGGCCACATGGAACAGATGGCCAACGCGGCGGCCGAGGGCGCACGCGAGGCAGGCGCGACGGTGACCGTCAAGCGCGTGCCCGAACTGGTCCCCGAGGAGGTGGCGAAAGCCGCTCACTACAAGCTCGACCAGAAGGCTGAAATCGCCACGCCGCTGGAGCTCGAGAACTACGACGCGATCATCTTCGGCGCTTCGACGCGCTACGGCATGATGGCCGCTCAGCTGAAGAATTTCATCGACCAGACCGGTCCGCTGTGGGCGAAGGGCGCCCTGCTGAACAAGGTCGGCTCGGTCATGGCGTCGACCGCGACGCAGCATGGCGGCGCCGAGGTGGCGCTGATTTCCAGCCAGATCTGGATGCAGCATCACGGCATGATCATCGTGCCGCTGTCCTATGCCTATCAGGGCCAGTCCGGCAATGACGTCGTGCGCGGCGGCGCACCGTACGGCATGACGACGACGTCCGATACCGACGGTTCGCGCCAGCCCTCGGCGCAGGAGCTTGAAGGCGCGAAATTCCAGGGCAGGCGCGTGGCCGAGATCGCGGCGAAGCTGCATGGCTGA
- a CDS encoding helix-turn-helix domain-containing protein — protein MNAIEKPTGRPKLRTKQAAEYCGSTESTFNKLRVSGNGPIYISLGRVVVYDPDDLDAWLAARRRRSTSDVMEAA, from the coding sequence ATGAACGCTATCGAAAAACCGACCGGCCGTCCAAAGCTGCGCACAAAGCAGGCGGCGGAATACTGCGGCTCCACTGAGTCGACGTTCAACAAGCTCAGGGTATCTGGTAACGGGCCGATCTATATCTCGCTCGGCCGCGTGGTCGTTTACGATCCTGATGACCTTGATGCGTGGCTGGCGGCTCGCCGCCGTCGCTCGACCTCCGATGTGATGGAGGCCGCGTGA
- a CDS encoding NUDIX hydrolase encodes MLVTSRGRGHWLLPKGWPGRNERLHDAASREAYEEAGLKGIVAVQEFGRYFYHKRMAASAIACEVSVFPLRVVRVADKWKESGQRSRKWMGPSEAMEAVQQPDLRALIAAFFETAARNAA; translated from the coding sequence ATGCTCGTGACCAGTCGAGGACGCGGGCATTGGCTTTTGCCGAAGGGCTGGCCGGGCCGGAATGAACGCCTGCACGACGCCGCCTCCCGCGAGGCATATGAGGAAGCGGGACTCAAGGGCATCGTCGCCGTGCAGGAGTTTGGCCGGTATTTCTACCACAAGCGCATGGCAGCCAGCGCGATCGCCTGCGAGGTCAGCGTTTTTCCGCTGCGCGTCGTTCGCGTCGCGGACAAGTGGAAGGAATCGGGCCAGCGATCGCGCAAGTGGATGGGGCCGTCCGAAGCAATGGAAGCCGTGCAGCAGCCCGATCTGCGGGCCCTCATCGCAGCCTTTTTCGAAACCGCCGCGCGAAACGCGGCCTGA